In Streptantibioticus cattleyicolor NRRL 8057 = DSM 46488, a genomic segment contains:
- a CDS encoding ATP-binding protein, with the protein MSASTAPAGSVHGELDDAPPRLYRSSEGRMIGGVARGLAGHLGLPVAWVRLAFVLLATIGGLGVPLYAAFWFVVPLGVGGVAETRPGALRATPSGRRVDRGHVLALLVMAAGFFVLLRNLRMGDAAYVWPTLLSAAGVTLVWRQADNARRARWVEMSRSKRWLPVARGAAGVILMAAGFTSFLVVRGSIGNLGTVLQASLAVIVGIALLTGPYVVRMTQDLSAERRERIRAQERAEVAAHVHDSVLHTLTLIQRRADDPREVARLARAQERELRAWLYRPEGTGREDEPATLAEAVRRAAAGVEDQHGVPVEVVCVGDCPLDGTLGALIQAAREAMVNAAKYGGDEPVQVYAEAEEEKVFVSVRDRGPGFDLDQVPDDRMGVRESIIGRMKRNGGEARLRAAPGGGTEVELEMGRSAG; encoded by the coding sequence ATGTCAGCCAGTACCGCGCCCGCCGGGTCCGTCCACGGCGAGTTGGACGACGCCCCGCCACGGCTCTACCGGAGTTCGGAAGGGCGCATGATCGGCGGGGTGGCCCGCGGTCTCGCCGGACACCTCGGACTGCCGGTCGCCTGGGTACGGCTGGCCTTCGTGCTGCTGGCCACCATCGGCGGTCTCGGGGTGCCGTTGTACGCGGCGTTCTGGTTCGTCGTTCCGCTGGGGGTCGGCGGGGTCGCCGAGACGCGGCCGGGCGCGCTGCGCGCCACGCCGTCCGGGCGGCGGGTGGACCGGGGCCACGTGCTGGCGCTGCTGGTGATGGCGGCCGGGTTCTTCGTCCTGCTGCGCAACCTGCGGATGGGCGACGCCGCGTACGTGTGGCCGACGCTGCTGAGCGCGGCCGGGGTCACCCTGGTGTGGCGGCAGGCCGACAACGCCCGGCGGGCCCGCTGGGTGGAGATGAGCCGCAGCAAGCGGTGGCTGCCGGTGGCGCGCGGCGCGGCCGGGGTGATCCTGATGGCCGCCGGGTTCACCAGCTTCCTGGTGGTCCGCGGCTCGATCGGCAACCTCGGCACCGTCCTGCAGGCGTCCCTCGCCGTGATCGTCGGCATCGCCCTGCTCACCGGCCCCTACGTGGTGCGGATGACCCAGGACCTCTCCGCCGAGCGCCGCGAGCGGATACGGGCCCAGGAACGCGCCGAGGTCGCCGCCCACGTGCACGACTCCGTGCTGCACACCCTCACCCTGATCCAGCGCCGCGCCGACGACCCGCGCGAGGTGGCCCGGCTGGCCCGGGCCCAGGAACGCGAACTGCGCGCCTGGCTCTACCGCCCCGAGGGCACCGGCCGCGAGGACGAGCCGGCCACCCTGGCCGAGGCTGTCCGCCGGGCCGCCGCCGGGGTGGAGGACCAGCACGGGGTCCCGGTGGAGGTGGTCTGCGTCGGCGACTGCCCGCTCGACGGGACGCTGGGCGCCCTGATCCAGGCGGCGCGTGAGGCGATGGTGAACGCGGCCAAGTACGGTGGCGACGAACCCGTCCAGGTGTACGCCGAGGCCGAGGAGGAGAAGGTCTTCGTCTCGGTGCGGGACCGCGGTCCCGGCTTCGACCTCGACCAGGTTCCGGACGACCGGATGGGCGTACGCGAGTCGATCATCGGCCGGATGAAGCGCAACGGCGGCGAGGCGCGGCTGCGCGCCGCGCCGGGCGGGGGGACCGAAGTGGAACTGGAGATGGGAAGGTCGGCGGGATGA
- a CDS encoding LuxR C-terminal-related transcriptional regulator, whose protein sequence is MSDEAQTPRRVRVVLVDDHRMFRTGVQAEIGDTGATGVEVVGEAADVDQAVAVVTGTRPDVVLLDVHLPGGGGVEVLRRCATLSADPERPVRFLALSVSDAAEDVIGVIRGGARGYVTKTITGPDLVDSIFRVADGDAVFSPRLAGFVLDAFASTDAPPVDEDLDRLTQREREVLRLIARGYAYKEIAKQLFISVKTVESHVSAVLRKLQLSNRHELTRWAAARRLV, encoded by the coding sequence ATGAGCGACGAGGCGCAGACCCCGAGGCGGGTACGGGTGGTGCTGGTGGACGACCACCGGATGTTCCGTACCGGTGTCCAGGCCGAGATCGGCGACACCGGGGCCACCGGGGTGGAGGTCGTGGGGGAGGCCGCCGACGTCGACCAGGCGGTGGCGGTGGTCACCGGCACCCGGCCGGACGTGGTCCTGCTCGACGTGCACCTGCCGGGCGGCGGCGGGGTGGAGGTGCTGCGGCGCTGCGCCACGCTGAGCGCGGACCCGGAGCGGCCGGTGCGGTTCCTGGCGCTGTCGGTCTCGGACGCGGCCGAGGACGTGATCGGGGTGATCCGCGGCGGCGCCCGCGGCTACGTCACCAAGACGATCACCGGCCCCGACCTGGTCGACTCGATCTTCCGGGTGGCCGACGGGGACGCCGTCTTCTCGCCGCGGCTGGCCGGGTTCGTGCTCGACGCCTTCGCCTCCACCGACGCGCCGCCGGTCGACGAGGACCTCGACCGGCTCACCCAGCGTGAGCGGGAGGTGCTGCGGCTGATCGCCCGGGGCTACGCCTACAAGGAGATCGCCAAGCAGCTGTTCATCTCGGTGAAGACGGTGGAGTCCCATGTCTCCGCGGTGCTGCGGAAGTTGCAGCTGTCCAACCGGCACGAGCTGACCCGCTGGGCGGCGGCGCGTCGGCTGGTCTGA
- a CDS encoding C40 family peptidase: MASHRKPRTPLSRTLAGAGPRAAIGITSAALATMTLLSETATAAPAKPPQPSIEDVQRQVDSLNHQAEVATQRYNQAAESTAAQRRKADQLLDQMARGAQQINESRRALGQFAAAQYRTGGLGQTAQFFLADDPQQYFDQTHLMSRETAKRRQVVARFETQQVTAARKRAEAAKSLQSLSDAQRELADQKRAVQQKLTEAQNLLNSLTAQEKARLAALEKQKEAEAERAAARLAAQQQHDQSGSSSDASGTSGTPAGGWRDGSASTRAAKAIAFAREQLGKPYVWGATGPNSFDCSGLTQAAWQAAGVSLPRTTWDQVKAGTRVSTSELQPGDLVFFYGDISHVGLYIGGGQMIHAPHTGTVVKIAPVTEMPIYGAVRPA; encoded by the coding sequence TTGGCGTCGCACCGCAAGCCCCGTACGCCCCTGTCCCGAACGCTCGCCGGCGCCGGGCCGCGGGCCGCGATCGGGATCACCTCGGCCGCCCTGGCCACCATGACCCTGCTGAGCGAGACGGCGACGGCCGCCCCCGCCAAGCCGCCGCAGCCCTCCATCGAGGACGTGCAGCGCCAGGTCGACTCGCTCAACCACCAGGCCGAGGTCGCCACCCAGCGGTACAACCAGGCCGCGGAGTCCACCGCAGCCCAGCGCCGCAAGGCCGACCAGCTCCTCGACCAGATGGCCCGCGGCGCGCAGCAGATCAACGAGTCACGGCGGGCGCTCGGCCAGTTCGCCGCCGCCCAGTACCGCACCGGCGGCCTCGGCCAGACCGCGCAGTTCTTCCTCGCCGACGACCCGCAGCAGTACTTCGACCAGACGCACCTGATGTCCCGGGAGACGGCCAAGCGGCGGCAGGTCGTCGCCCGGTTCGAGACCCAGCAGGTCACCGCGGCCCGCAAGCGCGCCGAGGCCGCCAAGAGCCTCCAGTCGCTCAGCGACGCCCAGCGCGAACTGGCCGACCAGAAGCGGGCGGTGCAGCAGAAGCTCACCGAGGCGCAGAACCTGCTCAACAGCCTCACGGCGCAGGAGAAGGCGCGGCTCGCGGCGCTGGAGAAGCAGAAGGAGGCCGAGGCGGAGCGCGCCGCCGCCCGCCTCGCCGCCCAGCAGCAGCACGACCAGTCCGGCTCGTCCTCGGACGCCTCGGGGACCTCCGGCACCCCGGCCGGCGGCTGGCGCGACGGCTCGGCCTCCACCCGGGCCGCCAAGGCGATCGCCTTCGCCCGGGAGCAGCTCGGCAAGCCCTACGTGTGGGGCGCCACCGGGCCCAACTCCTTCGACTGCTCCGGGCTGACCCAGGCCGCCTGGCAGGCCGCCGGGGTCTCCCTGCCGCGCACCACCTGGGACCAGGTCAAGGCCGGCACCCGGGTCTCCACCTCCGAGCTGCAACCCGGTGACCTGGTCTTCTTCTACGGCGACATCAGCCACGTCGGCCTGTACATCGGCGGCGGCCAGATGATCCACGCCCCGCACACCGGCACCGTGGTGAAGATAGCCCCGGTCACCGAGATGCCGATCTACGGCGCGGTGCGCCCGGCGTAG